The Petropleomorpha daqingensis genome includes a window with the following:
- a CDS encoding alpha/beta hydrolase, whose translation MTEWAGPARYLPPHEPTTRDDGALHYSGLTYAVAFGYRPLQLDLWVPAGDRPAPLVVWVHGGGFMFGDRRILPETFRPNQVFDALLDAGLAVATIDYRHALEAPFPAQLQDAKAAVRYLREFADRLGISTEKIGAIGESAGGHIVAALGLTAHRADLEGTHGVVGPSSAVDAVVDWYGVADLSAMPRQAPPPHIAEKLPPELLVAPEDQLTRGLEGAALADASPITHVTPDAPPFLLVHGTADFLVPFSQSEALAAALTAAGVEARLVPVEGAAHIFDGHDDIDGLVQLSVAYLQEALR comes from the coding sequence ATGACCGAGTGGGCCGGCCCCGCCCGCTACCTGCCGCCGCACGAGCCGACGACGCGGGACGACGGCGCGCTGCACTACAGCGGCCTGACCTACGCCGTCGCCTTCGGCTACCGCCCGCTGCAGCTGGACCTCTGGGTGCCGGCCGGTGACCGACCCGCGCCGCTGGTGGTGTGGGTGCACGGCGGCGGGTTCATGTTCGGCGACCGGCGGATCCTGCCCGAGACGTTCCGGCCGAACCAGGTGTTCGACGCGCTGCTCGACGCCGGCCTCGCGGTCGCCACCATCGACTACCGGCACGCGCTGGAGGCGCCGTTCCCGGCGCAGTTGCAGGACGCGAAGGCGGCGGTCCGCTACCTGCGGGAGTTCGCCGACCGGCTCGGCATCTCCACCGAGAAGATCGGCGCGATCGGCGAGTCCGCCGGCGGTCACATCGTCGCCGCGCTCGGGCTCACCGCGCACCGCGCCGACCTCGAGGGCACGCACGGCGTCGTCGGCCCGTCGTCCGCGGTGGACGCCGTCGTCGACTGGTACGGCGTGGCCGACCTGTCGGCCATGCCCCGTCAGGCGCCCCCACCGCACATCGCGGAGAAGCTCCCGCCGGAGCTGCTGGTCGCTCCCGAAGACCAGCTCACCCGGGGGCTGGAGGGTGCCGCCCTGGCCGACGCCAGCCCGATCACCCACGTCACCCCCGACGCGCCGCCGTTCCTGCTGGTGCACGGCACCGCCGACTTCCTGGTGCCCTTCTCCCAGAGCGAGGCGCTGGCCGCCGCGCTCACCGCTGCGGGAGTCGAGGCCCGGCTCGTGCCGGTCGAGGGCGCCGCCCACATCTTCGACGGTCACGACGACATCGACGGTCTCGTGCAGCTCTCCGTCGCCTACCTTCAGGAGGCCCTCCGATGA
- a CDS encoding family 78 glycoside hydrolase catalytic domain, which yields MSTAPSGLRVEHLDTALGIRTTAPRLSWRLPDGAAEQTAYRITADNGWDSGWVDSDQSVLVAYAGPPLTSSERVEWRVQVRTDLGESPVSEPCWFETGLLWTDDWRASWVEPGTMPEGAKGSRPAALLRFEFDVDRPVVAARLHATAQGLYEAFLNAERVGDAELTPGYTQYDARLQVQAFDVTASVREGRNALGVVLADGWFRGQVGITRADEQWGSRLAVLAQLHLVHADGEVTVVGTGPGWRSGFGHVVAADLIEGERWDLTRLPRGWDAPGFDDASWDDVAVVEHGYAGLVDSPAPPVRRVEELVPRSVTQLPGGAFLVDLGQNINGWIRLVDLGPAGTTITLTHGEWLGPDGDLTVANLEPDLPFLPHPLAAGQVDSVVSAGVPGDVFEPRRTTHGFQYVRIEGHPGPLTADDVRGVVVHTDMRRTGWFSSSDERLDRFHEAAVWSFRDNACDLPTDCPHRERHGWTGDWQLYVPTAAFLYDVAGLSTKWLRDVAADQWPDGTIANVSPSPRHEGREGPIAFLNGSAGWGDAAVIVPWQLYRAYGDVQILDELWPTMVRWLDRAERMAREQRHPARAERRPDPAPHEQFLWDSGFHWGEWLVPGEAPNADFQAFVQSDEGDVATAYFAHSAGLMARIARLLGRDDDAARYALLAEDVRTAWQAEYLDADGTLTPDTQANHVRALAFDLVPAELRPTVAERLVELIRKADTHLGTGFLATPDLLPVLADTGHLDVAYELLLTDTEPGWLVMVDRGATTVWEHWNGVDADGVPHDSLNHYSKGAVISFLHRHTAGIQPVEPAYRRFRVAPRPGGGLTRAEAAHESPYGRVESAWRIEDDVLHLRVVVPAGTSAEVVLPSGTTVAAGPGTHTFEESA from the coding sequence GTGAGCACAGCGCCGTCCGGCCTGCGGGTCGAGCACCTCGACACCGCCCTCGGCATCCGGACGACGGCCCCGCGCCTGTCGTGGCGGCTGCCCGACGGCGCCGCCGAGCAGACCGCCTACCGGATCACCGCCGACAACGGCTGGGACTCCGGCTGGGTCGACAGCGACCAGAGCGTCCTCGTGGCCTACGCCGGGCCGCCGCTGACGTCGTCCGAGCGGGTCGAGTGGCGGGTGCAGGTGCGCACCGACCTCGGCGAGAGCCCGGTCTCCGAGCCGTGCTGGTTCGAGACCGGTCTGCTCTGGACCGACGACTGGCGCGCCTCCTGGGTCGAGCCCGGCACCATGCCCGAGGGCGCGAAGGGCTCCCGGCCGGCCGCGCTGCTGCGCTTCGAGTTCGACGTCGACCGCCCGGTCGTGGCCGCCCGGCTGCACGCCACCGCGCAGGGGCTCTACGAGGCGTTCCTCAACGCCGAGCGGGTCGGCGACGCCGAGCTGACCCCGGGCTACACGCAGTACGACGCCCGCCTGCAGGTGCAGGCGTTCGACGTCACCGCCTCGGTCCGCGAGGGCCGCAACGCGCTCGGGGTGGTCCTCGCCGACGGGTGGTTCCGCGGGCAGGTCGGGATCACGCGGGCAGACGAGCAGTGGGGGAGCCGGCTCGCCGTGCTCGCCCAGCTGCACCTGGTGCACGCCGACGGCGAGGTCACCGTCGTCGGCACCGGCCCCGGCTGGCGCAGCGGGTTCGGCCACGTCGTCGCCGCCGACCTCATCGAGGGGGAGCGCTGGGACCTGACCCGGCTGCCGCGCGGGTGGGACGCCCCCGGCTTCGACGACGCGAGCTGGGACGACGTCGCCGTCGTCGAGCACGGCTACGCCGGCCTGGTCGACTCGCCGGCGCCGCCGGTGCGCCGGGTCGAGGAGCTCGTCCCGCGCTCGGTCACGCAGCTGCCGGGCGGTGCGTTCCTCGTCGACCTCGGCCAGAACATCAACGGCTGGATCCGGCTCGTCGACCTCGGGCCGGCCGGGACCACGATCACGCTGACCCACGGCGAGTGGCTCGGCCCGGACGGCGACCTCACCGTCGCCAACCTCGAGCCGGACCTGCCGTTCCTGCCGCACCCGCTCGCGGCCGGCCAGGTCGACTCGGTCGTCTCCGCCGGGGTGCCCGGCGACGTCTTCGAGCCCCGCCGGACGACGCACGGCTTCCAGTACGTGCGCATCGAGGGGCACCCCGGTCCGCTGACCGCCGACGACGTCCGCGGCGTCGTCGTGCACACCGACATGCGCCGCACCGGCTGGTTCTCCTCCAGCGACGAGCGGCTCGACCGCTTCCACGAGGCCGCCGTCTGGAGCTTCCGCGACAACGCCTGCGACCTCCCCACCGACTGCCCGCACCGCGAGCGGCACGGCTGGACCGGCGACTGGCAGCTCTACGTCCCGACCGCGGCGTTCCTCTACGACGTCGCCGGGCTGTCCACCAAGTGGCTGCGCGACGTCGCCGCCGACCAGTGGCCCGACGGCACGATCGCCAACGTCAGCCCGAGCCCGCGCCACGAGGGGCGAGAAGGGCCGATCGCCTTCCTGAACGGCTCGGCCGGCTGGGGCGACGCCGCGGTGATCGTGCCGTGGCAGCTCTACCGTGCCTACGGCGACGTGCAGATCCTCGACGAGCTGTGGCCGACGATGGTCCGCTGGCTCGACCGCGCCGAGCGGATGGCGCGCGAACAGCGGCACCCGGCCCGCGCCGAGCGCCGTCCCGACCCGGCCCCGCACGAGCAGTTCCTGTGGGACAGCGGCTTCCACTGGGGCGAGTGGCTCGTGCCCGGGGAGGCCCCGAACGCCGACTTCCAGGCGTTCGTGCAGTCCGACGAGGGCGACGTCGCCACCGCGTACTTCGCGCACAGCGCCGGTCTCATGGCCCGGATCGCCCGGCTGCTCGGCAGGGACGACGACGCCGCGCGGTACGCGCTGCTCGCCGAGGACGTCCGGACGGCGTGGCAGGCGGAGTACCTCGACGCCGACGGCACGCTGACCCCGGACACCCAGGCCAACCACGTCCGCGCGCTGGCCTTCGACCTGGTGCCGGCCGAGCTGCGGCCGACCGTCGCCGAGCGGCTGGTCGAGCTGATCCGCAAGGCCGACACCCACCTGGGCACCGGCTTCCTCGCCACGCCGGACCTGCTGCCGGTGCTCGCCGACACCGGTCACCTCGACGTCGCCTACGAGCTGCTGCTCACCGACACCGAGCCCGGCTGGCTGGTCATGGTCGACCGCGGGGCCACGACCGTGTGGGAGCACTGGAACGGGGTGGACGCCGACGGCGTGCCGCACGACTCGCTCAACCACTACTCCAAGGGCGCGGTCATCTCGTTCCTGCACCGTCACACCGCCGGGATCCAACCGGTCGAGCCCGCCTACCGCCGCTTCCGCGTCGCCCCCCGCCCCGGCGGCGGGCTGACCCGCGCCGAGGCCGCCCACGAGTCGCCCTACGGGCGGGTCGAGTCCGCCTGGCGGATCGAGGACGACGTCCTGCACCTGCGCGTCGTCGTCCCCGCCGGCACGTCGGCCGAGGTCGTCCTGCCCAGCGGCACCACCGTCGCCGCCGGTCCCGGCACGCACACCTTCGAGGAGAGCGCATGA
- a CDS encoding glycoside hydrolase family 3 C-terminal domain-containing protein — protein sequence MASHLDVDLDGLLGKLDLETKVRLLSGAGAWTLEAVPEIGLRSITVSDGPVGVRGGTDTELEPSAALPSGSGMAASWDEDLLRRIGGLLAGEAVRKGVDVVLGPTINLHRTPLGGRHFECMSEDPLLSGRLATAYVRGVQEHGIGACPKHYVANDAETDRMSVDNRVDERTLRELYLAPFEQVVEDADPWMVMAAYNGVNGAPLTENDLLTEPLKGEWGFDGVVVSDWGATYHGEPAARAALDLTMPGPEPQWREPLVEAVRAGRVPEAAIDAKVRRLLLLAARTGALEGFETTKPETGRIEDAAPLAREAAASAAVLLRNDGVLPLAADTLHKVAVLGPGAKDARALGGGSASVPLPYVVTPFAGLRDALAGRAEVVTAVGTLLSDKLRPVRADELTGPVLLRWVDAEGTTLAEQAVGTAMIIRLLHDVPEGAAGLEIRTAFTPDEDGEWRVGVAGPGRCALELDGVPVLDETVEPAEFDIHQVFAQPPQHATSRELRAGRRVDVVLRYRWPANGFIFRVGLVVGPPVAGPDEELARAVELARSSDVAVVVVGTSEDVESEGFDRTSLALPGRQDELVRAVAAVNPRTVVVVNAGAPVELPWRDEVAAVLVSWFPGMEFGNALADVLLGVVEPGGRLPTTWPTALAAAPVTTTTPTEGRLEYTEGLHIGHRAYLRDGATPAFWFGHGLGYTTWEWQSIEADATTATVRVKNTGDRRGKQVVQVYASRPGSAVERPVQWLAGFAVVTADAGETVDVPVEIATRTMRHWTDDGWAVERGPFVLSSGPSAGELPVSTTFEGEQA from the coding sequence GTGGCCTCGCACCTGGACGTCGATCTGGACGGACTGCTCGGCAAGCTGGATCTCGAGACGAAGGTGCGCCTGCTGTCCGGCGCCGGGGCCTGGACGCTCGAGGCGGTCCCGGAGATCGGTCTGCGCTCGATCACCGTCTCCGACGGCCCGGTCGGCGTTCGCGGCGGAACCGACACCGAGCTCGAGCCCTCCGCGGCGCTGCCGTCCGGATCGGGCATGGCGGCGAGCTGGGACGAGGACCTGCTGCGGCGGATCGGCGGGCTGCTGGCCGGCGAGGCCGTGCGCAAGGGCGTCGACGTCGTCCTCGGCCCGACGATCAACCTGCACCGGACGCCGCTCGGCGGGCGGCACTTCGAGTGCATGTCCGAGGACCCGCTGCTGTCCGGTCGGCTGGCCACCGCCTACGTGCGCGGCGTTCAGGAGCACGGGATCGGTGCCTGCCCCAAGCACTACGTGGCCAACGACGCCGAGACCGACCGGATGAGCGTCGACAACCGGGTCGACGAGCGCACGCTGCGCGAGCTGTACCTCGCGCCGTTCGAGCAGGTGGTCGAGGACGCCGACCCGTGGATGGTCATGGCGGCCTACAACGGCGTCAACGGTGCGCCGTTGACCGAGAACGACCTGCTCACCGAGCCGCTCAAGGGGGAGTGGGGCTTCGACGGCGTCGTCGTCTCCGACTGGGGCGCCACGTATCACGGCGAGCCCGCTGCCCGTGCCGCTCTCGACCTGACCATGCCCGGCCCCGAGCCGCAGTGGCGCGAGCCGCTCGTCGAGGCGGTGCGCGCCGGCCGGGTGCCGGAGGCGGCGATCGACGCCAAGGTCCGCCGGCTACTCCTGCTGGCCGCCCGTACCGGTGCGCTGGAGGGCTTCGAGACGACGAAGCCGGAGACCGGCCGGATCGAGGACGCCGCCCCGCTCGCCCGGGAGGCCGCCGCCTCGGCCGCCGTCCTGCTGCGCAACGACGGCGTGCTGCCGCTCGCGGCGGACACGCTGCACAAGGTCGCCGTGCTCGGCCCCGGCGCCAAGGACGCCCGCGCGCTCGGCGGCGGGTCGGCCAGCGTTCCGCTGCCGTACGTCGTCACCCCGTTCGCCGGCCTCCGCGACGCCCTCGCCGGGCGGGCAGAGGTGGTCACCGCCGTCGGCACCCTGCTGTCGGACAAGCTGCGCCCGGTGCGGGCCGACGAGCTGACCGGGCCCGTGCTGCTCCGCTGGGTGGACGCCGAGGGGACGACGCTCGCCGAGCAGGCGGTCGGCACCGCGATGATCATCCGGCTGCTGCACGACGTCCCCGAGGGCGCCGCAGGCCTGGAGATCCGCACCGCGTTCACGCCCGACGAGGACGGTGAGTGGCGGGTCGGCGTGGCCGGCCCCGGCCGCTGCGCCCTCGAGCTCGACGGCGTCCCGGTGCTGGACGAGACCGTCGAGCCCGCGGAGTTCGACATCCACCAGGTGTTCGCCCAGCCGCCGCAGCACGCCACCTCGCGGGAGCTGCGTGCCGGGCGGCGGGTCGACGTGGTGCTCCGCTACCGCTGGCCGGCGAACGGCTTCATCTTCCGGGTCGGCCTGGTGGTGGGCCCGCCGGTCGCCGGCCCGGACGAGGAGCTGGCCCGCGCCGTCGAGCTCGCCCGCAGCAGTGACGTCGCCGTCGTCGTGGTCGGCACCAGCGAGGACGTCGAGAGCGAAGGATTCGACCGGACGTCGCTGGCGCTGCCCGGCCGGCAGGACGAGCTGGTCCGTGCCGTCGCCGCGGTCAACCCGCGCACCGTTGTCGTGGTCAACGCCGGAGCCCCGGTCGAGCTGCCGTGGCGCGACGAGGTCGCGGCGGTGCTGGTGAGCTGGTTCCCGGGGATGGAGTTCGGCAACGCCCTGGCCGACGTGCTGCTCGGCGTGGTCGAGCCCGGCGGCCGGCTGCCCACCACCTGGCCGACCGCGCTGGCCGCCGCCCCGGTCACCACGACCACCCCGACCGAGGGCCGGCTCGAGTACACCGAGGGCCTGCACATCGGCCACCGCGCCTACCTGCGCGACGGCGCAACGCCGGCGTTCTGGTTCGGCCACGGCCTCGGCTACACCACCTGGGAATGGCAGTCGATCGAGGCCGACGCCACCACGGCCACCGTCCGGGTGAAGAACACCGGCGACCGCCGCGGCAAGCAGGTCGTGCAGGTCTACGCGTCCCGACCCGGCTCGGCGGTCGAGCGGCCGGTGCAGTGGCTGGCCGGATTCGCCGTCGTCACGGCCGACGCCGGCGAGACCGTCGACGTCCCGGTCGAGATCGCCACCCGCACCATGCGGCACTGGACGGACGACGGCTGGGCCGTCGAGCGCGGCCCGTTCGTCCTCTCGTCCGGCCCGTCAGCCGGCGAGCTGCCCGTCTCGACGACGTTCGAAGGAGAACAGGCGTGA
- a CDS encoding oligopeptide/dipeptide ABC transporter ATP-binding protein gives MTAPADTVPASQTTTPALEVRDLVVRYGSGRKARNAPPAVDGVSFDIAPGETLGLVGESGSGKSTIGKAVLGLQLPSAGAVRVHGQDITSMSLKKRSTQVADLRVVFQDPYSSLNPARTIGQTLVEPLRLMGIKGSEALLKARSGLESVGLPGDAIDRYPAQFSGGQRQRIAIARALVCDPKVVVLDEPVSALDLSTQAQVLNLLADLRDQRGLSFLFIAHDLGVVRFLSQRTVVLYRGQIMETGPVEAVNSTPRHPYTVALTAAAPVPRPAEQAARRAAREAAGFGTAGAAAPSATGCPFVPRCPLATDVCVEQRPPLRLVGDTRTACHHAEQVRAL, from the coding sequence ATGACCGCCCCTGCTGACACCGTTCCCGCGTCGCAGACCACCACCCCGGCGCTCGAGGTCCGCGACCTCGTCGTCCGCTACGGCTCCGGCCGCAAGGCGCGCAACGCCCCGCCGGCCGTGGACGGCGTCAGCTTCGACATCGCGCCGGGGGAGACCCTCGGCCTGGTCGGCGAGTCCGGCTCGGGCAAGTCGACGATCGGCAAGGCCGTGCTCGGCCTGCAGCTGCCGTCGGCCGGCGCCGTGCGCGTGCACGGGCAGGACATCACCTCGATGTCGCTGAAGAAGCGCAGCACGCAGGTGGCCGACCTGCGGGTCGTGTTCCAGGACCCGTACTCCTCGCTCAACCCAGCGCGGACGATCGGCCAGACGCTGGTCGAGCCGCTGCGGCTGATGGGGATCAAGGGTTCCGAGGCTCTGCTGAAGGCCCGGAGCGGCCTCGAGTCCGTCGGTCTGCCGGGCGACGCGATCGACCGCTACCCGGCGCAGTTCTCCGGCGGTCAGCGGCAGCGGATCGCCATCGCGCGGGCGCTGGTGTGTGACCCGAAGGTCGTCGTCCTCGACGAGCCGGTGTCGGCGCTGGACCTGTCCACCCAGGCCCAGGTGCTCAACCTGCTCGCCGACCTGCGCGACCAGCGCGGGCTGTCGTTCCTGTTCATCGCGCACGACCTCGGCGTCGTGCGGTTCCTGTCGCAGCGCACCGTGGTGCTCTACCGCGGCCAGATCATGGAGACCGGCCCGGTCGAGGCGGTGAACTCCACGCCCCGGCACCCGTACACGGTGGCGCTGACCGCCGCCGCACCGGTGCCGCGACCGGCCGAGCAGGCCGCCCGCCGCGCCGCGCGCGAGGCCGCCGGCTTCGGGACCGCGGGCGCGGCGGCGCCGTCGGCGACCGGGTGCCCGTTCGTGCCCCGCTGCCCGCTGGCCACCGACGTCTGCGTGGAGCAGCGCCCGCCCCTGCGGCTGGTCGGGGACACCCGCACCGCCTGCCACCACGCCGAGCAGGTCCGCGCCCTCTAG
- a CDS encoding glycoside hydrolase family 78 protein yields the protein MSHVQVAPVTFEHHRKALGIGESTPRLSWVVRTELPDWRQAAYELEIGEWSSGRVDSAGSVLVAWDAPPLVSRERRSVRVRVWGEAAAEPSAWSEVAVVEAGLLSPGDWTAQLARPALPDDEEEPVVLLRREFTLDKPVARARLYATAQGVYEAELNGSRVGDHVLAPGWTSYSHRLRYQTYDVTDLLTEGVNALGAQLADGWFRGYIGFTGGRAYYGERTGLFAQLEVEHPDGSRTTVTTDGEWRSTAAPTTRAGIYSGETFDARRELPGWSSPGLDDAAWMPVELGSLDVGTLVAPDGPPVRRTQVVPAQAVTRSPSGRVLVDFGQNLVGRIRFALPDAPAGTEITVRHAEVLEHGELGTRPLRKARATDVVVLDGTGPREWEPRFTFHGFRYAEVEGWPGELTTADLEAVVVHTDLRPTGTFTCSDPDVTKLHENVVWGMRGNFVDVPTDCPQRDERLGWTGDLEAFVPTAAYLYDTAGMLRGWLADLAVEQLEDFDGIPPLYVPFLKLLPFPVSAEAGWGDAAVVVPWTLYERHGDAQLLADQWPSMTAWLDAFTSAAGPDLDFAGVPFMLGDWLDPIAPPDAPGAARTPWPLVATAYLARSARIMARAAAVLGRDGGEYAALAERVAERFRAEYVTAHGRVAYPAQTAYALALECDLLLPEQRAHAGRLLAEQVAADGWHIATGFLGTPFVADALVNAGAVAGAYELLLQRENPSWLYPVTMGATTVWERWDSMLPDGSINPGEMTSFNHYAYGAVADWLHRTVAGLAPAGPGYRTLRVAPRPGPGITSAATTHETPYGTASVSWTLEGSAFALDLVVPANSTAQVALPDGSEAFEVGSGRHRFERTVTPVAPVEKPQGFNWHPDED from the coding sequence ATGAGCCACGTTCAGGTCGCCCCGGTCACGTTCGAGCACCACCGCAAGGCGCTCGGCATCGGGGAATCGACCCCGCGCCTGTCGTGGGTCGTGCGGACCGAGCTGCCGGACTGGCGGCAGGCGGCGTACGAGCTCGAGATCGGCGAGTGGTCCTCCGGCCGGGTCGACTCGGCCGGGTCGGTGCTGGTCGCCTGGGACGCCCCGCCGCTGGTCAGCCGGGAGCGGCGCAGCGTGCGGGTGCGCGTCTGGGGCGAGGCGGCGGCCGAGCCGTCGGCGTGGAGCGAGGTCGCGGTCGTCGAGGCCGGACTGCTGTCACCGGGGGACTGGACGGCGCAGCTCGCGCGGCCGGCGCTGCCCGACGACGAGGAGGAGCCGGTCGTCCTGCTCCGCCGCGAGTTCACCCTCGACAAGCCCGTCGCCCGCGCCCGCCTCTACGCGACCGCGCAGGGCGTGTACGAGGCCGAGCTCAACGGCAGCCGCGTCGGCGACCACGTGCTCGCGCCGGGCTGGACCAGCTACTCCCACCGGCTGCGCTACCAGACCTACGACGTCACCGACCTGCTCACCGAGGGAGTCAACGCGCTCGGCGCGCAGCTGGCCGACGGCTGGTTCCGCGGCTACATCGGGTTCACCGGCGGGCGCGCCTACTACGGCGAGCGCACCGGCCTGTTCGCCCAATTGGAGGTCGAGCACCCCGACGGCAGCCGGACGACGGTGACCACGGACGGCGAGTGGCGCTCGACCGCTGCCCCCACCACCCGGGCCGGGATCTACAGCGGCGAGACCTTCGACGCCCGCCGCGAGCTGCCCGGCTGGTCGTCGCCCGGCCTCGACGACGCCGCGTGGATGCCTGTCGAGCTCGGCTCGCTCGACGTGGGCACGCTGGTCGCTCCCGACGGCCCGCCGGTGCGCCGCACCCAGGTCGTGCCGGCGCAGGCGGTCACCCGCTCGCCGTCGGGCAGGGTGCTCGTCGACTTCGGGCAGAACCTGGTCGGCCGCATCCGCTTCGCGCTGCCCGACGCCCCCGCCGGCACGGAGATCACCGTCCGGCACGCCGAGGTGCTCGAGCACGGCGAGCTCGGCACCCGTCCGCTGCGCAAGGCCCGCGCCACCGATGTCGTCGTCCTCGACGGCACCGGGCCGCGGGAGTGGGAGCCGCGGTTCACCTTCCACGGCTTCCGCTACGCCGAGGTCGAGGGCTGGCCGGGGGAGCTGACGACGGCGGACCTGGAGGCGGTCGTCGTCCACACCGACCTGCGCCCGACCGGCACCTTCACCTGCTCCGACCCCGACGTGACCAAGCTCCACGAGAACGTCGTGTGGGGCATGCGCGGCAACTTCGTCGACGTCCCGACCGACTGCCCGCAGCGCGACGAGCGGCTGGGCTGGACCGGTGACCTGGAGGCGTTCGTCCCGACGGCTGCCTACCTCTACGACACCGCGGGCATGCTGCGCGGCTGGCTGGCCGACCTCGCCGTCGAGCAGCTGGAGGACTTCGACGGCATCCCGCCGCTGTACGTGCCGTTCCTGAAGCTGCTGCCGTTCCCGGTCTCGGCCGAGGCCGGCTGGGGGGATGCCGCGGTCGTCGTCCCGTGGACGCTGTACGAGCGGCACGGGGACGCGCAGCTGCTGGCCGACCAGTGGCCGTCGATGACCGCGTGGCTCGACGCGTTCACGTCCGCGGCAGGGCCGGACCTGGACTTCGCCGGGGTGCCGTTCATGCTCGGCGACTGGCTCGACCCGATCGCGCCGCCGGACGCGCCCGGGGCCGCGCGCACGCCATGGCCGCTGGTGGCCACCGCCTACCTGGCGCGCAGCGCCCGGATCATGGCGCGGGCCGCGGCGGTGCTCGGCCGCGACGGCGGTGAGTACGCCGCGCTCGCGGAGCGGGTCGCCGAGCGCTTCCGCGCCGAGTACGTGACCGCACACGGACGCGTCGCCTACCCGGCGCAGACGGCGTACGCGCTGGCGCTGGAGTGCGACCTGCTGCTGCCCGAGCAGCGCGCCCACGCGGGCCGGCTGCTGGCCGAGCAGGTGGCGGCCGACGGCTGGCACATCGCCACCGGCTTCCTCGGCACGCCGTTCGTCGCCGACGCGCTGGTGAACGCCGGCGCGGTGGCCGGCGCCTACGAGCTGCTGCTGCAGCGGGAGAACCCATCGTGGCTCTACCCGGTGACCATGGGCGCGACGACGGTCTGGGAGCGCTGGGACTCCATGCTCCCGGACGGGTCGATCAACCCCGGCGAGATGACCTCGTTCAACCACTACGCCTACGGCGCGGTGGCCGACTGGCTGCACCGGACCGTCGCCGGCCTCGCGCCCGCGGGGCCGGGCTACCGGACGCTGCGCGTCGCCCCGCGTCCCGGCCCGGGCATCACGTCGGCGGCGACCACGCACGAGACGCCGTACGGGACGGCGTCGGTGTCCTGGACGCTGGAGGGCTCGGCGTTCGCGCTCGACCTGGTCGTGCCGGCCAACTCGACGGCCCAGGTGGCGCTGCCCGACGGCAGCGAGGCGTTCGAGGTCGGCTCGGGCCGGCACCGCTTCGAGCGGACCGTCACCCCCGTTGCGCCCGTCGAGAAGCCGCAGGGCTTCAACTGGCACCCGGACGAGGACTGA